The following are from one region of the Edwardsiella tarda ATCC 15947 = NBRC 105688 genome:
- a CDS encoding PPC domain-containing protein, with product MNRTAIAALSLLLSTLGSTTYAAGKQINVEFPRGQDSAHYSGRIKGYDYDSYVFRANKDQHLRLTLSKETVDAVLFGPGIDDSIDLGKYSSALDNQGRYTLPASGKYEIRVLQSRAEARRHEQKPYRFNLQITN from the coding sequence ATGAACCGCACAGCCATCGCCGCACTCAGCTTACTGCTCTCCACCCTCGGCAGTACCACCTACGCCGCCGGCAAGCAGATCAACGTCGAATTCCCCCGGGGACAGGACAGCGCGCATTACTCTGGCCGCATCAAGGGGTACGATTACGATAGCTATGTCTTCCGCGCCAACAAAGATCAACACCTGCGTCTCACCCTGTCCAAGGAGACGGTCGATGCGGTGCTATTCGGACCGGGGATCGACGATTCGATCGACTTAGGGAAATACTCGTCGGCCCTGGATAACCAAGGTCGCTACACCTTACCCGCCAGTGGGAAGTATGAGATTCGCGTCTTACAGAGCCGTGCGGAGGCGCGACGCCATGAGCAGAAGCCCTATCGTTTCAATCTGCAAATAACGAACTAA
- a CDS encoding ATP-grasp fold amidoligase family protein, translating to MKNKWLLKRVEYRLKVLRAWLQSDRRFKAKRFYDDFGRELQLSPPQTFNEKIIFRMIFDRNKRFTELADKVIARDFIRQQIGEKYVVATLGVYSAFDHIDFNTLPQKFVIKCSHDSASAIVCTDKARFDIAGARAKINFYLSRNMYVTTRERHYKNITPRIICEKYLDVFAQRDQDITPELFRVHCFSGQPKFIEVDFSDSRGRESVNIYDENWQRQDVRVGYRQTHYPNNLDPRISKPAKLDEMLALSRQLTADFDYCRMDWFVVGDDIYFSEFTFTPYAGRMRFFPAEFDYRFGAAWQQQIHPESKRTAR from the coding sequence ATGAAAAATAAATGGCTGTTAAAAAGGGTTGAGTATCGCCTAAAAGTATTACGCGCCTGGTTACAAAGCGATAGACGATTTAAAGCCAAGCGCTTTTATGATGATTTTGGCCGAGAGCTACAACTCTCACCACCGCAGACGTTCAATGAAAAAATCATATTCCGTATGATTTTCGATAGAAATAAACGCTTTACGGAGCTGGCTGACAAGGTCATCGCCCGTGATTTCATTCGTCAACAGATCGGCGAAAAGTATGTGGTAGCGACGTTAGGAGTATATTCCGCCTTCGATCATATCGATTTTAATACGCTGCCGCAGAAATTCGTGATTAAATGTTCGCACGATAGCGCCAGCGCCATCGTCTGCACCGATAAAGCACGGTTCGACATAGCCGGCGCGCGTGCAAAAATAAACTTTTACTTATCTCGCAATATGTATGTAACCACGCGCGAAAGACACTATAAAAATATAACTCCGAGAATAATCTGTGAGAAATACTTGGATGTCTTTGCTCAGCGCGATCAAGATATTACTCCCGAACTATTTCGGGTACATTGTTTCTCGGGTCAGCCTAAGTTTATCGAAGTCGATTTTAGTGATAGCCGGGGGCGGGAGTCGGTCAATATTTATGATGAAAACTGGCAACGCCAAGATGTTCGTGTAGGCTATCGCCAAACCCATTACCCCAACAATCTCGATCCGCGTATCAGTAAGCCCGCCAAGCTCGACGAAATGCTGGCTCTCTCACGCCAACTGACCGCCGACTTCGATTATTGCCGGATGGATTGGTTTGTAGTCGGTGACGATATTTACTTCAGCGAATTCACCTTTACGCCCTACGCCGGGCGGATGCGCTTCTTCCCCGCGGAGTTTGACTACCGTTTCGGGGCGGCGTGGCAGCAACAGATCCATCCCGAGAGCAAGCGAACGGCACGATAG
- a CDS encoding LysR family transcriptional regulator — protein MKDLLKLNDMIIIQELAKTGSVSLAAVNLGLAQANMSRMLHQLESRIGVKIFDRDARPLRLTTFGHDILPHIDRVLANNELLKLYIHNHKKSPGGVVNIHLPIFAQTLLSLDFIPRFSQEHQDIKLVFTTRSIASKEYFEGVKYPKDCDILITFTSPTDENLIARKLLTMELSICASKDFIADKKISTLQDLQLYPWVLQQAWLNDDYCNPISLVNKKTDEKTSIVTQGSIVCDNFLSAIHIATHGMGFVLVPKYIHVNYPVGSQLVPVLMGDYSINLDIFMVYRKRELQPYRLGLVVDAIFNNVTGLYQQYKDSQRSEGGS, from the coding sequence ATGAAAGATTTACTTAAATTGAATGATATGATTATTATTCAGGAGTTGGCTAAAACAGGAAGCGTGTCTTTAGCTGCAGTAAACTTAGGGTTAGCCCAAGCCAATATGAGCCGAATGTTGCATCAGTTAGAGTCAAGAATCGGTGTTAAAATATTCGATCGTGATGCTCGCCCATTACGTCTGACTACATTTGGTCATGATATTTTACCTCATATAGATCGAGTCTTAGCTAATAATGAGTTGCTCAAGTTATATATTCACAATCATAAAAAATCCCCTGGAGGAGTAGTTAACATTCATCTTCCTATCTTTGCACAAACTCTATTGAGTCTGGATTTTATTCCAAGATTTAGTCAAGAGCATCAAGATATAAAGCTTGTTTTCACTACAAGATCAATTGCCAGTAAAGAATATTTTGAGGGTGTGAAATACCCAAAGGATTGCGATATATTAATAACATTTACCTCACCTACTGATGAAAATCTTATTGCTCGTAAGCTTCTTACTATGGAGTTGTCGATCTGTGCGAGCAAGGATTTTATAGCAGATAAAAAAATATCAACATTGCAAGATCTACAACTTTATCCATGGGTTTTACAACAGGCGTGGCTTAATGATGATTATTGTAATCCAATCTCATTGGTAAATAAAAAGACTGATGAAAAAACAAGTATTGTGACGCAAGGAAGTATTGTTTGTGATAATTTTCTTTCTGCTATTCATATAGCTACCCATGGCATGGGTTTTGTTCTTGTGCCTAAATACATTCATGTGAATTATCCAGTTGGTTCTCAGCTTGTGCCAGTTCTCATGGGTGATTACTCTATTAACCTAGATATTTTTATGGTGTATAGAAAACGCGAACTACAACCATACCGGCTTGGTTTAGTCGTTGATGCTATCTTTAATAACGTCACGGGATTATATCAACAATATAAAGATAGTCAGAGGAGTGAGGGTGGTTCATAA
- a CDS encoding ZirU family protein — MFGKPHLEWNSPARRSDFIAWANILIQLFIPCGIAFTPAFANAPTSKSVNPIVSTEPYRLGPGETLESVAKKYHLSVDKLKQINQYRIHSKPYEALTVGDELDVPRKHSPFLESAQPEASTSSLLGSHLVTGATLLSSDDVARSAARLVRSSMNNEINNSVQQWLNQFGSAQVQLNMNDDFQLDGSAIDVLFPIYDSQTNTLFTQLGGRNKDSRNTFNLGVGLRTFQDNWMFGMNVFFDNDLTGKNRRIGAGIEAWMDYLKLSANGYFGLTGWNQSRSFPDYNERPAHGYDLRAEAYFPSHPQLGGKLVYEQYRGDDVALFGNANRQKDPYAITAGVNYTPFPLLTVGAEHRTGKGGSNDSRIQIQLNYRFGESWLAHITPTFVAANRTLMGSRYDLVERNNQIILDYQKQELIHIVLPEQQAGESISSLTVNAQVRAKYGLERIDWSSADLIAAGGTLVQVAPQTITITLPSYQSSRNSNVYTLSAVAYDRQGNVSPRATMQIVVLPEKNQDITDQDLADTAEIVREQLTITRNNALANGIATNAVQARVTDARGNPVAGQTVSFTADNGAAINTTAETGADGVATATLTNTTAGTTAVTAEVNDSRQTVNTTFVADASSATLMEGSLTITRNNALANGIVTNAVQARVTDAHGNPVAGQTVNFTADNGATINTTAETGADGVAMATLTNTTVGTTVVTAEVNGQRQSQDVAFVADPSSLHFTGAPTVTGDKALANGSAAVGVDFVVKDASGNAVANREVVIHTNNGAQPDTVTVQTDSNGVAHIALTNTTAGITVVTAEVNGQTQSQDVTFVADPSSLHFTGSPTVTGDKALANGSAAVGVDFVVKDASGNAVANREVVIHTNNGAQPDTVTVQTDSNGVAHIALTNTTAGITVVTAEVNGQTQSQDVTFVSVLTRVSVAGLVNGYPLVGSSLAAEVRCATGCPTSLTYQWQIEDAINSGSYIDISGATSPTYMPLGADQRRRIQVIVGAR; from the coding sequence ATGTTTGGGAAGCCCCATTTAGAATGGAATTCGCCAGCGCGTCGTAGTGATTTTATTGCCTGGGCAAATATCTTGATCCAATTGTTTATTCCTTGTGGTATTGCTTTTACGCCGGCTTTCGCTAATGCACCAACCTCTAAGAGCGTTAATCCTATTGTATCCACAGAGCCCTACCGATTGGGGCCTGGTGAAACTCTGGAGAGTGTGGCAAAAAAGTACCATCTATCCGTTGATAAACTTAAACAAATCAACCAATACCGAATACATTCTAAGCCATATGAGGCGTTAACGGTTGGGGATGAATTGGATGTTCCACGTAAACACTCTCCGTTTTTAGAGAGTGCTCAGCCTGAGGCATCGACATCAAGCCTATTAGGTTCTCACTTGGTAACAGGAGCTACCTTGTTATCCAGTGATGATGTGGCTAGATCTGCCGCGCGATTAGTTCGTAGTTCTATGAACAATGAAATTAATAATTCTGTTCAACAGTGGTTGAATCAATTCGGTTCTGCCCAAGTCCAGTTGAACATGAATGACGACTTCCAGCTGGATGGTAGCGCGATTGATGTTTTGTTTCCCATCTATGATAGCCAGACAAATACTTTGTTTACTCAGCTAGGTGGACGTAACAAGGATAGCCGCAATACGTTTAACCTTGGCGTCGGCCTCAGAACCTTCCAGGATAACTGGATGTTCGGTATGAATGTTTTTTTTGATAACGACCTGACGGGTAAAAATCGCCGAATAGGTGCGGGGATTGAAGCGTGGATGGATTACCTAAAGCTATCAGCCAATGGATATTTTGGTCTGACCGGTTGGAATCAATCGCGTTCTTTTCCAGATTATAATGAACGCCCTGCTCATGGTTATGATTTGCGTGCCGAGGCTTATTTCCCCTCACACCCTCAACTTGGCGGAAAATTGGTGTATGAACAGTATCGTGGCGATGATGTCGCGCTATTTGGTAACGCTAATCGCCAAAAGGATCCGTATGCTATTACAGCCGGCGTGAATTATACACCGTTTCCTCTGTTGACCGTTGGTGCAGAGCATCGTACAGGGAAAGGCGGTAGTAATGATAGCCGGATTCAGATCCAACTGAACTATCGGTTTGGTGAGTCTTGGCTGGCTCATATCACGCCCACCTTCGTGGCAGCTAATCGAACACTAATGGGGAGTCGATACGACTTAGTAGAGCGTAATAATCAAATCATTTTGGATTATCAGAAGCAGGAGTTGATACATATCGTTTTACCGGAGCAGCAAGCCGGTGAGTCGATCTCTTCCCTAACAGTGAATGCGCAAGTACGGGCGAAATATGGACTTGAGCGGATTGACTGGAGTAGTGCAGATCTCATTGCCGCAGGAGGGACATTGGTGCAGGTTGCACCACAGACAATAACGATAACACTGCCATCTTATCAGTCAAGCCGTAATAGTAATGTGTATACATTGAGTGCGGTGGCTTATGACAGGCAGGGAAATGTGTCCCCGCGGGCAACCATGCAAATAGTCGTACTGCCGGAGAAAAACCAAGATATTACAGACCAAGATCTTGCCGATACGGCAGAGATTGTCCGTGAGCAGCTGACGATCACCCGCAATAACGCGCTGGCTAACGGCATCGCAACCAATGCAGTGCAAGCCCGGGTAACGGATGCGCGTGGTAATCCGGTCGCGGGACAGACGGTCAGCTTCACCGCAGACAATGGGGCAGCCATCAACACCACCGCTGAGACCGGTGCCGATGGTGTGGCCACTGCCACCCTGACCAATACCACCGCCGGCACCACGGCCGTCACGGCCGAAGTGAATGATTCACGCCAGACGGTAAACACTACCTTTGTGGCTGATGCGAGCAGCGCGACCCTGATGGAGGGGAGCCTGACGATCACCCGCAATAACGCGCTGGCCAACGGTATCGTGACTAATGCCGTGCAAGCCCGGGTAACGGATGCGCACGGTAATCCGGTTGCGGGACAGACGGTAAACTTCACCGCAGACAATGGGGCAACCATCAACACCACCGCTGAGACCGGTGCCGATGGTGTGGCCATGGCCACCCTGACTAACACGACTGTCGGCACCACGGTCGTCACGGCTGAGGTGAACGGGCAGCGCCAGAGCCAGGATGTGGCCTTCGTCGCCGACCCCAGCTCGCTCCACTTTACCGGGGCCCCGACGGTAACGGGCGACAAGGCCCTGGCCAACGGGAGCGCCGCGGTCGGTGTCGACTTTGTGGTGAAAGATGCTAGCGGCAACGCGGTGGCCAATCGGGAGGTGGTGATCCACACCAATAATGGCGCGCAACCCGATACGGTCACGGTACAGACCGACAGTAACGGGGTGGCCCACATTGCGCTGACCAACACCACCGCCGGCATCACGGTCGTCACGGCTGAGGTGAACGGGCAGACCCAGAGCCAGGATGTGACCTTCGTCGCCGACCCCAGCTCGCTCCATTTCACCGGGAGCCCGACGGTAACGGGCGACAAGGCGCTGGCCAACGGGAGCGCCGCGGTCGGTGTCGACTTTGTAGTGAAAGATGCCAGCGGCAACGCGGTGGCCAATCGGGAGGTGGTGATCCACACCAATAATGGCGCGCAACCCGATACGGTCACGGTACAGACCGACAGTAACGGGGTGGCCCACATTGCGCTGACCAACACCACCGCCGGCATCACGGTCGTCACAGCTGAGGTGAACGGGCAGACCCAGAGCCAGGATGTGACCTTCGTGAGTGTGCTCACCAGGGTGAGTGTGGCGGGATTGGTAAATGGTTATCCCTTGGTTGGGTCTTCGTTGGCCGCAGAGGTCAGGTGTGCAACAGGATGTCCCACCTCACTGACTTACCAATGGCAAATAGAGGATGCCATCAACAGTGGCTCTTACATTGATATCTCAGGAGCAACCTCGCCAACTTACATGCCGCTAGGGGCAGACCAACGACGCCGTATTCAGGTCATCGTGGGGGCGCGATAA
- a CDS encoding ZirU family protein, translated as MFKKKALLAPVILAISGAALAATTSIPTETVKGRAPVYGDVGIVFRDNDTNGVASVGDTLTASANAFSDPDGDTATTPTYQWYSDDAPISGANNATYTLTKGDIGRVIKVGVIPNTDPSVTDPATGAEVFSSHGGAIDGSDSGDGTITIDSNAVASVTISGMSSPNPLVGDTLTAVATCTSGDDCTATSTIRWQIQNASGTGWDDIAGANASTYTIQKGDQKRKIQVVATK; from the coding sequence ATGTTTAAGAAAAAAGCGCTGTTGGCCCCGGTCATTCTGGCTATTTCCGGAGCGGCATTGGCCGCAACAACGTCAATACCAACCGAAACGGTTAAAGGACGTGCGCCCGTGTATGGCGATGTTGGGATTGTCTTTCGGGATAATGACACTAATGGGGTTGCTAGTGTGGGAGATACGCTTACGGCAAGCGCCAATGCGTTCTCAGATCCAGATGGCGATACCGCGACAACACCGACCTATCAGTGGTACAGCGATGACGCTCCCATTAGTGGTGCAAATAACGCCACTTATACACTGACGAAAGGCGATATTGGCCGTGTTATCAAAGTGGGTGTGATTCCGAATACGGATCCGTCAGTGACCGATCCGGCTACGGGTGCCGAGGTCTTCTCAAGCCACGGTGGCGCCATCGATGGCTCTGACAGTGGTGACGGCACTATCACTATCGATAGCAACGCTGTGGCATCTGTCACTATTAGCGGCATGAGCAGTCCGAATCCGTTGGTGGGTGATACGTTGACCGCAGTCGCGACCTGTACGTCGGGTGATGATTGTACGGCAACGTCTACTATCCGGTGGCAGATTCAGAACGCGAGTGGTACCGGCTGGGATGATATCGCAGGGGCTAACGCGTCGACCTACACCATCCAGAAGGGAGACCAGAAACGTAAGATTCAGGTGGTGGCAACCAAATAA
- a CDS encoding invasin domain 3-containing protein, with product MTGYRPVVALMLGLLLGHPARAALNSTETVRGRAPTVSDVAIVATTGNPMEGDTLQSGGSARFADVDGDSEFNSLKQWYRSGGTTPVASGTSYRLTAGDAGHTLQFGYTPATDPSITDPAVGMEVRSAASAVVQGLPVAAGSAFAVSTTSVTANNSDSIALTLTLKDSGGRPVTGIATRLSLVASVVSGFSGGAPALVQPAETAPGSGIYTVSVKSGSVGTINVTPKLNAGALSVTPGTQQITFVPPRVTEVSPVANAYSFANNSGFPTTGFANAKFKVSLSDNNPTAYQWAVDGSNNGTGYTSVDTTGVVTLNTARSGPQVIQVKDKISGTVLASYTFTLNGWFTNNGNTQREWAYANTYCSTRGGLATRAQLTNGSRGVGGTRSVGNLWGEWGAMGSQGSGFHSTYYWTSEADGRYNHYVVYLILGNVLSSIDSSYYYVFCRQGL from the coding sequence ATGACAGGGTATCGCCCGGTCGTTGCGCTGATGCTGGGGTTGCTGCTCGGGCACCCGGCGCGGGCCGCGCTGAATAGCACCGAGACAGTCAGAGGTCGTGCGCCGACGGTCAGCGACGTGGCTATTGTTGCGACGACGGGGAACCCGATGGAGGGGGACACGCTGCAATCCGGCGGTTCAGCCCGGTTTGCAGATGTGGATGGTGACAGCGAGTTTAACAGTCTGAAACAGTGGTATCGCTCAGGCGGTACCACGCCGGTGGCATCAGGGACATCGTACAGACTAACAGCCGGTGATGCCGGTCATACGCTTCAGTTTGGGTATACGCCCGCGACAGACCCGTCAATAACCGACCCGGCGGTCGGCATGGAAGTTCGCTCAGCTGCCTCGGCTGTGGTTCAGGGCCTGCCTGTCGCTGCAGGCTCTGCCTTTGCGGTCAGTACAACCAGTGTTACTGCCAATAACAGCGACAGTATTGCGCTCACCCTGACGTTGAAGGACAGCGGGGGTCGCCCCGTGACCGGTATCGCGACACGTCTCTCCCTGGTGGCGAGTGTGGTCAGCGGATTTAGCGGCGGGGCTCCCGCACTTGTCCAGCCCGCGGAGACCGCACCGGGAAGCGGCATTTACACGGTCAGCGTCAAAAGTGGGAGCGTGGGTACAATAAACGTGACGCCCAAACTTAACGCAGGGGCTCTGTCTGTGACACCCGGTACGCAGCAGATTACATTTGTACCACCAAGAGTCACGGAGGTAAGCCCGGTGGCGAATGCGTACAGTTTTGCAAATAATAGTGGGTTTCCGACAACGGGATTTGCGAATGCAAAATTTAAGGTGAGTCTGAGTGACAATAACCCGACAGCGTACCAGTGGGCGGTGGATGGCAGCAACAATGGTACAGGCTACACCAGCGTCGACACGACGGGGGTCGTCACTCTGAACACGGCACGCAGCGGTCCGCAGGTTATCCAGGTGAAAGATAAAATCAGCGGAACGGTTTTGGCCAGCTACACCTTCACCCTGAATGGATGGTTCACGAACAATGGGAATACTCAGAGGGAGTGGGCGTATGCAAATACTTACTGCTCAACGCGGGGTGGACTGGCCACAAGGGCACAACTGACAAATGGTTCACGTGGTGTTGGAGGTACACGCTCTGTAGGTAATTTGTGGGGTGAGTGGGGGGCTATGGGCAGCCAAGGCTCTGGTTTCCACAGCACCTACTACTGGACGTCTGAGGCCGACGGTCGTTACAACCACTACGTCGTCTACCTGATCCTTGGCAACGTCCTCAGCAGCATCGACAGCAGCTACTACTATGTGTTCTGTCGGCAGGGTCTTTAG
- a CDS encoding DeoR family transcriptional regulator — translation METKQKERIRRLQALLQKSDRIHLKDAARMLEVSVMTIRRDLSPDNHPQPLPLALLGGYIVAMNAPHSALPQAESTPSQHHPDDLPIAILAAGLIADNDLVFFDNGPEMALLVSLIPDDIPFTGICCSHAVFLALREKPQASAILCGGRYCARNDTFYDHANPSMLDTLNPRKVFISANGVDERYGVTWQELDDAALKRKAIDHGLRKILLARHGLFDDVAPVNIAPLAAFDLLISDRALPGEYATCCRAAGVRVITPDSEAESESP, via the coding sequence ATGGAAACCAAACAAAAAGAGCGCATCCGTCGCCTGCAAGCCTTGCTGCAAAAGTCCGATCGCATTCATCTGAAAGATGCGGCACGTATGCTCGAGGTCTCGGTGATGACCATCCGCCGTGATCTAAGCCCCGATAATCACCCGCAGCCGCTACCGCTCGCCCTGCTCGGCGGCTATATCGTCGCGATGAATGCCCCCCACTCAGCGCTTCCTCAAGCAGAGAGCACGCCGTCGCAACATCATCCGGACGATCTCCCCATCGCCATTCTGGCCGCCGGGCTGATCGCCGACAACGATCTGGTTTTCTTTGATAATGGCCCCGAGATGGCGCTCCTGGTCAGCCTGATCCCCGATGATATCCCGTTTACCGGGATCTGCTGTTCACACGCCGTCTTCCTGGCGCTCCGGGAGAAGCCGCAAGCCTCGGCCATCCTCTGCGGCGGCCGTTACTGCGCCAGAAACGACACCTTCTATGACCACGCCAACCCCTCGATGCTCGATACCCTGAACCCGCGTAAGGTCTTCATCTCCGCCAATGGCGTCGACGAGCGTTACGGTGTCACTTGGCAAGAGCTAGACGACGCAGCGCTCAAGCGCAAGGCTATCGATCATGGGCTCCGTAAGATCCTGCTGGCACGCCATGGTCTGTTCGACGATGTGGCCCCCGTCAACATCGCCCCGCTCGCGGCCTTCGATCTGCTGATCAGCGATAGGGCGCTACCGGGAGAATACGCGACCTGCTGCCGAGCGGCGGGGGTGCGCGTCATCACGCCGGACTCCGAGGCGGAGAGCGAGTCGCCGTGA
- the rbsK gene encoding ribokinase — MDIAVIGSNMVDLITYTNQMPKEGETLEAPAFKIGCGGKGANQAVAAAKLNSKVMMLTKVGDDIFADNTIRNLESWGIDTSYVEKVPCTSSGVAPIFVNANSSNSILIIKGANKFLSPEDIDRAAADLKKCQLIVLQLEVQLETVYHAIEFGKKHGIQVLLNPAPALRELDMSYACKCDFFVPNETELEILTGLPVDTYEHTRIAARSLIEKGLNNIIVTLGEKGALWMTREQEVHVPALKVSAVDTSGAGDAFIGCFAHYYVQEGDVEAAMRKAALFAAFSVTGKGTQSSYPSIEQFNEFLALNV, encoded by the coding sequence ATGGATATTGCTGTTATTGGTTCCAACATGGTGGATCTCATCACCTATACCAACCAGATGCCAAAAGAGGGGGAAACGCTAGAGGCGCCGGCATTTAAAATCGGTTGCGGCGGGAAGGGGGCGAATCAGGCGGTGGCGGCCGCCAAGCTGAATTCTAAGGTGATGATGCTGACGAAAGTTGGGGATGATATTTTTGCCGATAATACCATTCGCAATCTCGAATCCTGGGGCATCGATACCAGCTACGTGGAGAAGGTGCCCTGCACCAGCAGCGGCGTGGCGCCAATCTTTGTCAACGCGAACTCCAGTAATAGTATTCTGATTATTAAAGGAGCGAATAAATTCCTCTCCCCAGAGGATATTGATCGGGCGGCGGCGGATTTAAAGAAATGCCAGCTAATCGTGTTGCAATTAGAGGTGCAGCTGGAAACCGTCTATCACGCCATCGAGTTCGGTAAAAAACATGGTATTCAGGTATTACTGAATCCGGCCCCAGCACTGCGCGAATTGGATATGTCCTATGCCTGTAAGTGCGATTTCTTTGTGCCCAATGAGACCGAGTTAGAGATCCTGACCGGTTTGCCGGTGGACACCTATGAGCACACGCGCATCGCGGCCAGAAGCCTGATAGAGAAGGGGCTGAATAATATCATCGTGACCTTGGGCGAGAAGGGCGCGCTCTGGATGACGCGCGAGCAGGAGGTCCATGTTCCGGCGCTCAAGGTGTCTGCGGTGGACACCAGCGGTGCCGGTGATGCCTTTATCGGCTGCTTCGCTCACTATTACGTACAGGAGGGTGATGTGGAGGCGGCGATGAGAAAGGCGGCCTTATTTGCCGCATTCAGTGTGACCGGGAAAGGAACGCAATCTTCTTATCCCAGTATCGAGCAGTTCAATGAGTTTCTGGCGTTGAACGTCTAA
- the fucP gene encoding L-fucose:H+ symporter permease, with translation MNNKSIIQMPDGYLNRTPLFQFILLSCLFPLWGCAAALNDILITQFKSVFELSNFASALVQSAFYGGYFLIAIPASLVIKKSSYKVAIMIGLALYIAGCSLFFPASHMATYTMFLAAIFAIAIGLSFLETAANTYSSMLGPQAQATLRLNISQTFYPIGAAAGILLGKYLVFSEGDSLEKQMAGMNAEQIHAFKLAMLENTLEPYKYMIMVLLVVMALFLLTRFPSCKVAQQAGRPRPSAGETLRYLAANARFRRGIVAQFLYVGMQVAVWSFTIRLALELGDINERDASTFMVYSFACFFIGKFIANILMTRFNPQKVLVIYSLIGALLLAYVALAPSFSAVYVAVAVSILFGPCWATIYAGTLDTVDNEHTEMAGAVIVMAIVGAAVVPAVQGYVADMFHSLQLSFLVSMLCFVYVGVYFWRESRAAQGVTAADTLRGEA, from the coding sequence ATGAATAATAAAAGCATCATCCAGATGCCAGATGGCTATCTGAATCGTACCCCGCTGTTTCAATTTATTTTATTATCTTGTCTCTTCCCACTCTGGGGATGTGCGGCGGCACTCAACGATATTCTGATTACGCAGTTTAAAAGTGTTTTTGAATTAAGTAACTTCGCCTCGGCATTAGTGCAGAGCGCCTTCTATGGCGGTTATTTTCTGATTGCCATCCCCGCGTCACTGGTGATTAAGAAAAGCAGCTATAAGGTCGCCATAATGATCGGCCTGGCGTTATATATCGCCGGCTGCTCGCTGTTCTTCCCCGCCTCCCATATGGCGACCTATACGATGTTCTTGGCGGCGATTTTCGCCATCGCCATCGGCTTGAGCTTCCTCGAGACCGCCGCGAACACCTATAGCTCCATGTTGGGGCCCCAGGCGCAGGCTACGCTGCGTCTGAATATCAGCCAGACCTTTTATCCCATCGGGGCGGCGGCCGGGATCCTGCTGGGCAAATACCTGGTGTTCTCCGAGGGCGATAGCCTCGAGAAGCAGATGGCGGGGATGAATGCCGAACAGATCCATGCGTTTAAACTGGCAATGCTGGAGAACACGCTCGAACCGTATAAGTATATGATCATGGTGTTGCTGGTGGTGATGGCGCTGTTTCTGTTGACGCGCTTCCCCAGTTGTAAAGTGGCGCAACAGGCGGGGCGTCCACGCCCTTCAGCGGGCGAGACGCTGCGTTATCTGGCGGCGAACGCCCGTTTCCGCCGCGGTATCGTCGCCCAGTTCCTCTATGTCGGGATGCAGGTCGCGGTCTGGTCCTTCACCATTCGACTGGCGTTGGAGCTGGGTGACATCAACGAACGCGACGCCTCGACCTTTATGGTCTATAGCTTCGCCTGCTTCTTCATCGGCAAGTTTATCGCCAACATTCTGATGACCCGTTTCAACCCGCAAAAGGTGCTGGTGATCTATTCGCTGATCGGCGCCCTGTTGCTGGCCTATGTCGCGCTGGCGCCCAGCTTTAGTGCGGTCTATGTCGCGGTAGCGGTGAGCATTCTGTTTGGCCCCTGCTGGGCGACGATCTATGCCGGCACGCTGGATACCGTGGACAATGAGCATACGGAGATGGCCGGGGCGGTCATCGTGATGGCGATCGTCGGCGCGGCGGTGGTGCCGGCGGTGCAGGGATATGTGGCCGATATGTTCCATTCGTTGCAGCTCTCATTCCTGGTATCGATGCTGTGCTTTGTCTACGTCGGTGTCTATTTCTGGCGTGAGAGCCGGGCAGCGCAGGGCGTGACGGCAGCGGATACGTTACGAGGAGAGGCGTGA